The Anabrus simplex isolate iqAnaSimp1 chromosome 1, ASM4041472v1, whole genome shotgun sequence genome window below encodes:
- the LOC136868509 gene encoding flexible cuticle protein 12: protein MKLLLVIAAVLALSAAAPQTNYKDAVILEQSNDNVGFGPWSWNYRTSDGKTHQESGTINNVGTENEAIAVRGSYSWVAPSGETYTITYVADENGFQPQGAHIPGRK from the exons ATGAAGCTG CTTCTCGTCATCGCCGCTGTCCTGGCCCTGAGCGCTGCTGCTCCCCAGACCAACTACAAGGATGCCGTCATCCTAGAGCAGAGCAATGACAACGTGGGATTTGGTCCATGGAGCTGGAA CTACCGCACCAGTGACGGAAAGACTCACCAGGAATCTGGGACCATCAACAACGTAGGAACAGAAAATGAGGCCATAGCCGTGCGAGGTTCCTACTCGTGGGTGGCACCTTCCGGAGAGACCTACACCATTACATACGTGGCCGATGAGAACGGCTTCCAGCCTCAGGGAGCACACATCCCTGGCAGGAAGTAG